The sequence AAAGGGCTTCAGGGTTTTTATGAAATCCTCCTCCACTCCTCCAGCGGTGGTTACAATTACATCGACCTTCTTATGCTTCGCGAGATAAGCTATAACCTCCCTCAGGCCAGAAGAAACTATGTTGGATGTGTAGCCAAGGAAAACTCTAACTTCTTCCCCGTTTTTTCTCTTTTTCTCCACTTTCTTCCATATTTTGATGGCTTTTCCCAAATGTGTAGCTTGAAAACCTATTCTCTCGTAATAATCAATGACTTCCTCTAAACTGCTCACGTTCTCAAGCCATGGACCGATGACAGGAATTTCCTCGATTCCCTCGGTTGATGACTCCTTAAGAACGGACTTTTTTGGATCCAAATCTCACACCTCCAAGGAGCATTGAAAAAAGAACTTAAAGTTTTTGCCCTACCCAAGTGATTTTATAACCTCCAAAAATCTCTGCACCACCTCTTCGGGAGCATCTTTCTTGGGACTTCTCTTCATTCTCGGCAGCTCTCCATGTTTATATCTTTCAATCCACTCAAAAACCTGCTCAAGGGCTTCCTTAAAGTTGCTTACAGGTTCAAATGGTTCATCAAGGTAATAAATTTCCTCGTTTTTGAGGTCGTATATCAAAACTGCCGGGTAAAGGGTGTCATCCTTGCACGGGCATTCAGAGTCTATGCTTACTTCAATTATGAAATCCCCCACCTCAAGAAGCCCCTCCTCTTTTAAGGTTTCTTTCCATCTGCTCATATCTTTTATGAATTGGTTTTCAAGTTTTAAATTTAACCATCAAGCATTTAAGCTCTCTCATGTATTTTGTAAGGGTGGTGAGATGAGAATAATAGCGGTAACGGACATTCACGGGAGGGGAAACAAGGTTAAAGAACTTTTAGAACACATCAAGGGACAAGAGCCTGACCTTATTCTAATAGCTGGTGACATAACTCATTTCAGGGGTAGAGATGCAGCTTATAATATCCTGAAGGAATTTATTAACTTTGGAAAGCCCTTCTATGCAGTTATGGGGAACTGTGATGGGAGAGATGTTCTTGAACTGCTTGAAGAACTTCATATCAGCCTTCACGACAAAAGGGTGGAGTTTAATGGCGTCGGCATTGTTGGAATAGGGGGCTCAAACATAACGCCTTTCTCGACAATATGGGAGTTCAGCGAAGAGGAAATTTGGGAAATTCTGACCAAAAATTATCAAGATGGCGATATAGTGCTTTCTCACGTTCCGCCTAAAAACACCAAGGTTGACAAAACCTTTGTGGGAACACATGCCGGAAGCAAGTCGCTGAGAAAATTCATTGAGGAAAAGCAGCCTCCACTAGTTATATGCGGTCACATACATGAGGCAATTGGAATAGATGAGATTGGAGAAACCATAATTGTAAATCCAGGTCCTCTGTCGAGGGGACATTATGCCACAATAGATTTTGATGAAGAAAAGAAAAAAGTAAAAGATATAACGCTCGAGAAGTTTTAATGCATGGAAAACTTTTTAAGTTGACTCTAAAGATAAAAATCGGGATGGGCCGGTAGCTCAGCCTGGGAGAGCGACGGCTTCGCAAGCCGTAGGCCGCGGGTTCAAATCCCGCCCGGTCCACCACTATTCTAAGGTTTACAGTTTCACCTCTACTCCATCAATTTCGCTGTTGATTGATTTTTTGACATTAAGAAAGAAACTTTTACCCTTCTTTCTTATCTCAACGACAGTAGTTGCAACTTCCTCTAGGAGCGGGAGGATATTGGGAGTATTCTTCTCTAACAGCTCAGTATTAATGAAGTAGTAGCCAATTCCCTTGGGATTTCCGGTATACCCCAGAACGATATTCACAATAGACAATGCTTCTGTTCTTGAATTTATTACAAAGAAAAGTTTATCAAATCCCAAAACTGGGCTTACTATTTTATCCCCTACATCTAGAATTGACTCAACAATGCCAAATGCTTCCTTTTCCTGAACAACAGGCTCTCCAAGAGAAAGTCTTGTAATAACATTCCCCACGTGCAACCGTCCCCCAATTTTGATAACCCTAACATTGTCTAGTAAGCCAGAGTTTAGCCCTTGGAGTTCCATCTGGCTCTTATACAGGTAAAGCGTATCGAGAATGTCCACAACAACCACAGCATAATCTTTTTTGTATGCCCAATTTAACAAGTGAGCAAATCCTATATGAGGAGGTGTTGATGAGTCGTGTTCGATAAGTACGTTCTCTCCAAATAGTATTGACTCCCAAACTCTTCTAATAACTTCCCTCATGACAAGCCACCTTTTCATATTTTACTGTTTAATGTTCTTAAAGATTTAGGAACAAAAAGATTAGCCGTAACGCTTATGCAACAGTAGTTTGGTAGTAGCAATTAACAAAAATCCAAACCTCTGAAGCAAAACTTTTTTAGGTGCTTTGCCTTCATGCACTAAGGTGGTGTTCATGGATAAGTATGAAGTTCTTCAAGACCTGATGAGAAGAAGGGGCTTTGCGTGGGGTAGTTTTGAAATCTACGGTGGAGCGAGAGGTTTTTATGATTACGGTCCTTTGGGGGCTACAATAAAAAGAAAAATCGAGAAGAAAATCAGAGAAGCCTTTATAAGGGAGGGCTTCTTTGAAATTGAAACTCCCGATATCACCCCGGAAGAGGTTTTTATTGCCTCGGGACACGTGGAGAAGTTCGTTGACCCATTAACTGAGTGTAAAAAGTGTGGCTCAAGATTTAGAGCCGATCATCTTGTTGAAGAAGCTCTTGGCATAGACACCGAGGGGCTTAGTGCCGAGCATCTCACGCAACTCATAAGAGAGCACGACATAAAGTGCCCAGAATGTGGCGGAGAGCTCAGCGATGTGTGGTACTTTAACTTGATGTTTGAAACTTACATCGGACCTTACAAGGATAAGAAGGGCTATCTGAGGCCCGAAACTGCCCAGGGGATATTCGTGAACTTCAAGAGGTTGAATAACTTTGCCAGAAACCAACTACCATTCGGGGTCTTTCAGATAGGAAAAGCTTATAGAAACGAGATTTCCCCAAGACAGGGAATGTTGAGACTCAGAGAGTTTACTCAGGCAGAGGTCGAGATTTTCTTCAATCCCAATGAGACCGAGCATCCGCACTTTGATGAGGTTAAAGACGAGATCGTCAGGCTTTATCCAATAGAGCACCAGCTTAAAGATTTAGGCATGATTGAAGTCACCTTAGAAGAGGCTGTGAAGAAGGGCTACGTGCTGAACACCTTTTTTGCCTATTATATGGCAATGGTGAAGAGGATTCTCCTTGACATAGGTATCCCCGAGGATAAGATCAGGTTCAGACAGCAGTTGCCAGAGGAGAGGGCGCACTACTCAAGCGACACATGGGATGTGGAGATTCACAGCGAAAGGTTTGGATGGATTGAGTGCGTTGGTATAGCCTACAGGGGAGACTACGATCTAAGCAGGCACATAAAAGAAAGCGGGGCAGATTTAACAGTTATGATCCACTACAAAGAGCCCAAGATAGTTAAGAAGCTTAAGGTTTCCCTCAACATGAAAAAAGTTGGGCCTAAACTTAAGAAAGATGCAAAAAGGATTAACCAGAAGCTCCAGGAGATGAGCCAGGAAGAGCTCAAGAAAATAGTGGAAGGGCTTGAGCGGATTGGAAAGGTTATCATTGACGGCTATGAACTTGAAAAAGACGACTTCCTCATCAAAGAGGTTGAAGAAAAGATAACCGGCGAAAAGATAGTGCCCCACGTCTTAGAGCCGAGCTTTGGTATCGATAGACCGTTTTACCTGCTCCTTGAGAACTCCTTGGCTATGGACGAAGACGGAAGAGTTTATCTCAAGATAAAGAAGGACATGGCACCGATAGAAGTTGCCGTTTTGCCCCTCGTGGCCAAGGAGCCCCTAACGAGCATAGCCTATGACATCTTCAGAACCCTGCAAAAAGAGGGGTTCATAGTTGTCTATGACGAGAAGGACACCATTGGAAGGAGATATGCAAGGTACGACGAGATAGGAACGCCTTACTGTGTAACAGTAGATAACCAGACGCCTGAAGACAACACCGTGACGATAAGGGACAGGGACACGAGGGAGCAGATAAGGGTGAAGATAGAGGAGCTTCCAGAGAAGCTGAAGGAGATGATTTTTGGAAGCTGATTCCAATCCTTTTTTCTCTTATAAAATGAAACCTCGTGAGTTATTATGGCTAACAAAATCCACCTCCTCTACAAGCGCATTCCAAACAGAATTCTTGAGAGGGATGATGAGCTTATTGCGGACTTAGGAGATATAATCGTTGCGAAATCTAAGTTTGAAGGAATGCTAACTCCGCTTTTTGTAAACGGTGTCAAGGTCATAGAGAACGGATACATCATGATATATTTTGCCTTTATTGGCGAGAACTATGATATACTGAAGGTTTACGATAAGGAAGGCAACTTTAAGGGGTTATACGTCGATATCCTAGCTTATACCAAGCGAGAGGGTAACACCTTGGAGATGCTGGATTTGTTCTTGGATATTTTCATTTTCCCCAATGGAGAAGTCTTCCTTCTTGATGAGGAGGAGCTTGAGATGGCACTTCTCTATGAGCTTATAGACAAAGAAACGTTCGATTTTGCATATTCAAAAGCGAGAGAGATCATAGAAAAATTCGAAAAAGGCTTGTTCCCTCCGGATGTTGTGTGGCAGTATTCACTTTCTTCTCCAAAGGACGATCAAGACCAGTCCTATAACTACCAATAAGCTTACGTAGGTGAGATTCTCTTCTTCTTGTGGGGATGGGGCAGAAGGAGATGAAGTGTTCAACGGTGAAGAAACCTGTGTTGAGCTTGTGGTAGTGTTTAATTCTTCTTTCACTAAGCCCAGAACCTCGTAGTTTTCTGAGGGAAGGATCAATGGATATTTATCGACTTTGAAAGGCTGGTCTATAACTCCATCACCATTTTCATCTGATCCTCTATAAGAATCCCAGTAGTTGCCCAAAAATCCTTCAAACGTTACATTCGCAAATTTATAGACAACTCTGGGAGAGTGAAAAGTGTTTTTATTCCCAACTTGGGGAAAAACATAGTAAAAACCTATTGCTCCTTCTGGCGTATACGGAACTTCTTTCCCGTAGAAATCATTTAAGTAAATGCTGTTATTAATACCAAAAATGTACATCCCATACACTTCTGCCGCATACTCCATACCACCACTTGAAGGAAGGTAAATTGTATTTCTAATTATCTCGGTGCCACTGGAGCGATCTAGATAAACCGCTGCTCCTTTACAGTACCCACCAAATGCTGCTGATGGAAAGCACTTGACGGAGCTTACAAATCTATTGCCATAAATCGTGGAGTTCTTGACCATTACCAGATACACTCCGTATATGTTTGAAAAGAGGTAGGAATGGGGGACAAAGGTGTTATTTATTATGTGCAGGTTTCTTGAATAGTCAGCAAAAATTGCTCCACCTTTACAATCAGCATCTCCAGCAAATTTGCTTTTCCAATAGCAGTACAGATTTCCCTTAAATGTGCTATTGGCAACCGTGATGTTCTCGGAGTTGATGATTTTTATTCCATAGCTGCATCTAACTATTCGGATATTCTCAATCCTGACGTTTTTTGTATTCTCAAGGATTATTCCTGGGCGCTTGTTTTCTCCCACTATGCTCACGTTTTTTATTAAAAGGAATAAACTGGTGTTTTTGATTAAAATAGCAGTGTCATTGCTGGCATTGATGAAGAGATTTCCAAGAAGGTATGGATCATCTGGAGTTCCAGAGCCAGGGAGTTCTTTTAGGCTCTCATCCCCAACAAATGTTAGCTGAGCTGCACTTGCTAAGGGAAGAAAAAGTAGCATAACAAGAAAAATTACCAGCACCCTCATTGAGCCCCCTCACCTTTAAATATCCTTCTCTTCCCAAATACTTTACGGTGATTGCAATGATAAAAGACGCCAAAGAAGGAGTGATAATCCAGATATACGTACAGCCAAATGCGAAGAAAACCGAAATTGAAGGCGTAGATGAATGGCGAAAAAGGCTGAAGGTCAAGGTAAAAGCTCCGCCAGTAGAAGGAAGGGCAAATAAGGAAGTTGTGAAGTTCTTCTCAAAGCTACTTGGGACGGAGGTTGTTCTTTTGAGGGGAGAGACAAGTAGGGAGAAAGATTTGCTAGTTAAAGGGCTCACTGCAGAAGAAGTGAAGGAAAAGTTGAAATCTTGAACTCTCACTGATGCCTGAGAATATACCTAATTATAACAACACCAGCCGAGTTTAATCATTCCTTTTCAGATTCTTCTTCAAGATCAAGCTTAGCTTCTATTTTTCTTAATTTTCTTTTTGATTATCGCTTTTATATCATCAGTAATACTAGGCAGCAGCCTCATCTTCTTCAAGTACATTAAATAGTCCATAGAGGGCACGTAGACCAATATAGGGAAAAACAGGAAGATATTCATTACTGAAACCTTGCTGTATTTTTCAACACTCTCATAATAACGTACCATAAATTCCGCTGGATCTGTAGGTTCTTTGTTTTCAATCATATTAGCTAAATAGTGTAACGTAGCATACATATTGAGCAACCGTGATTCGACTAACATTCTGCTTAATTGTGATAATATCTCTCCAAAGATCCACATTAGTGTAATAAACGATACATAAAATGCAGGTATTTTTAGCAAATCTATTGTGATTTTAAACAAATTCGTAAATATGTCTTGGATTTTGTCATAGCTTAAGTTTTGGGTGTATACCAACAGAATAATGAACAAAATCCAATAAGCAACTGATATTACAATGCCATAAAAAAAGATTGATGAACGCCTCCAAGGCCTTTTTAGTTTCAATTTTTCTACTTTGCTAGAAAGTATTTCATTAATCTTAGACCCAAAATACCACAATAATGGAATAGACAAAAACATCAAAATCCATTTAACTAAAATGATGAAAGCATCATAAGTTTCTTTCGAGAGGTAATTTTCTACTGTTTCTAGCTCAGGTGCTAATTTGATATTAGCTGCAAACATTAACAAAATAAACAATAAAAACACAAGTATTAACGTTGCTAATATAAATGTAGCAAGGTTCTCGGCAATTAAGTAGCTACGATATTTCGAATATACTGGATCTTTTTTAGGGGTTGGGTATAACCCAAATAGTTCTGGCCATTTTAAAAGTGTGGAATCAATTTTTACGAGATAATAGAAAAACATTAAAGGTACAAAAAAGAACGCGAAAATTAGCATAAAATATGCTGTCTCTCCGAGAAGAGATTTTAATGAGTCACTAAACAGGCCAAATGACGTCAAAAATGCAAAAAACGATACTATAGCACCGATACTCCTGAAAGTAGAAGGACGTAATGTTTTTATGAAATCCAATGTATTTGACATCTCCTGAAGTTTAGAGTTGATGTCCTCTCTAGTGATTAGGGGAAGATCAATAATGCTATCATGTTTCATACAATTAAAAATTAATGAGAAAAGAGTTAAAAAGTTTTTTTACAAATAAAATCCATGGAGCTATTTTAGAATCCCAAGGCTCTTGTTAGTCTTTTTGATGCTCTCCCACTTGTCTGCGAGCTCAAACATCGCCCTTATTGCATCAACGTTTTCTGGAACGACGTCGCTTTCTTGATGCACCGCTTGGATGTAGAATAGCCTGTTGCCCTTTACATTGATGCTCTCCTTCCACACCGCTATCTCGTAGAGGTTGTTCCACTCCCTGTGCAAATCCCTTGCAAACTCTATCAGCTGGGCTGTGCTGTCAAAACCTCTTTCCTTCTCAAAGAGCAGAACTCTCGTGGTGTTTTTGAAGATGTCGATGACGTCTTCCCTTGTAAGGGGCTTTTTGAGCTCTACCATTACGCTGTGGACGTGCATTAATGTGGTCGGCACAACAAATGCCATTGTCTCGATGTTTATTGGGATAACCGTCTGAACATCCGGTCCGTGATGGGATGGAACCTCTACCGTGGGCTTTATGGCGTTAATGGGGCCTCTCTTGATATCATTTGGATCCGCAGCCCTTCTAATCATCACAGCGTAGACGTAGTCGATGTAGTCCTTTATTGCGTTGAGAGTTCTCGTTAAGCCTGTGGTGTTGCAGGAGACAACTCTAACATAATTTTTGCCCAAAGCCTTTTCATAGTTTGCCTGTGCAACGAAGGAAACCTCCGCAACCTCCGCTTTCTCTCCCCCTTGAAATATCGCCTTAACCCCTGCTTTCTCGTAGAGGGCTCTGTTTTTCTCACCCATTCCTCCGGGTGTGGCATCTACAATTACATCTACTTTTTCGAGCAGATCCTCAAGAGTGCCTGCTACCTCAAATCCAGCCTTCTCGAATCTAGGTAAAAATTCACTGGATGCTGCATAGACAGGTATTCCGAGCTCTTTAGCACGATAAGCCTCAAAGTCTGGCTTCGTCTTTGTAACTCCTATTAGCTCCATATCATCTTGTTTTGAAACTGCGTAAGCAACCCTCTTTCCTATAGTCCCGTAACCGTTAATTCCTACCTTGACTCTCATTTTCTCACCCCAAATTATCTTAAAAGAGGGAAATACTTAAGCATTGTTTTCACTGGGAGTGAAAAAAAGAAATCAGAGGTATTTCTCAAAAAACTGCAAAACCTTTCCCTTATACTCCTCAGGCATAAGCTGAATCGTCCTTACGTGTGCCGCTTCAGTGATCCAAAGCTCAACATCTGGATTTATTTTCTTGTTCCTTTCGTAAAACTCTTTAATTTCTTCAACCTTGACTATTGGATCTTTTTTGCCCGCTATCAAAAGGAGGGGCTTCTTGACTCTGTCGGCATATCCTATTGGATTTACCTCCTTAGCACTGGTGATCATCTTTGATATGGGCTTCACAAAGTAGTAAAGCCATTCGGGCAGGTTTGCAAAGTATTTCAGGCTTCTGGCTCCTGTCTTGTCAAGATACATAGGAGGGCTGTCAGCAACGGCACAGCAGACTCTTTCATCTTCTGCAAGAGCCCTAATAGCCACCATAGCGCCCATGGAGTAGCCTATTAAACCAATGCGCTTGGCACTGCTGGGTTTCTCTTTTTTAAGCCAATTGATGGCGGAGATAAGGTCTATAAGCTCTCTGTCTCCTACGGTGGTGTATTTGCCTTCACTTTCTCCGTGGGCTCTAAAGTCGAAGGCCAGAACATTATAGCCGCTTTTTGCGAGGGTTTCTATCATTGGAATTATGTAAAAGCCCCACCTGCTTGAGGTGTAACCATGGAGGGGAATTATAGTCTTTTCGCTTCCTCTATCTATCCACCATCCCTTGAGCTTGAGTCCATCGGAAGTAGGTATTGTTACCTCTTCGTACTCAATCCCAGCGTCCTTAGGCGTCCAGTTCTTGATCTCTCTGGGAGGAGTGACCATCTTATAAGCCACTACAAAGATAAAAGCAAAAAACAAAATCAAGGCAAGGAGAATTATTTCCAGGATCATTTCTTGCCCACCTCAAGTTTTTTCATGCTCCATATCATTGGCATTGCCACCAGCACCATGATAGCTCCTATGGGGAACAAAACCCTATAGTTTCCTCCCGCTAGATCAACGATAGCTCCACCTATTGTTCCAGCTAGCAGTACTGGCAAAGAGCGTGTTGCTTCGAAGAACCCATAATATCTTCCGGTGAAGGCCTCCTTCTCATACTGGGTCAGCAAATCTCCGATAACGGGATATGATGCCGCCATCAGTATTCCCCAACCAAGTCCAGCAAGTGCGAGTGCTATCACTATTTGAGTTTGGGTTTTTATGAACCATCCCCACAGCTGGGGTAGGGCAAATACAATCCCACCCACTATGATGCTCAATCTCCTTCCGATTTTGTCGTAGATTAAGCCTCCGGGCAGAGCTCCAAGCAAGACAGTCACATTGAACAGTGCCATTAAATAAAGGCCGAGTGAAGTAACGGCTTTTACGTTTTCTTCACTTGCACTTCCGTGGAGGATAAAAGCAAGTATCCCATAGAGGAATATCGCCACAAACTCAAAGCTCATCCACCAAAGAGTCTGGGCAGCATAGAATTTAAGGAAATCCCTGTTCGTAACGATGCTCTTGAGGTAGTTCACCAGGCTTTCATCTTCCATGATTTCAGGTGCCTTTGGCTCTCTAACTATGAAGTAAACGAACAAAGCAGCCCCTATGAGGAAGAGCGATGTTACAATGAAAGGTATCTTAAGGTAAGGGGTTTGAGCTAGAGCCTTTATGCTCTCACTTTCGCCCGTTTCTGCCACTGCTTTTGCTATCAAAAACCCGGCTAGTCCAAAAAGGAAGAGATTACCTGCCCATTCAAATAAGGTTATGACTCCACTGGCTTTTCCTCGCTCTCCACTCTCTATGGTGTCTGGCATTAAAGCTCTGAATTGAGCCGTGTAGATGTGCATGGAGAAGTAAAATACTGCCAATGTAAGCGCAAATCCTGCCAGAGGAACTCCAAGGGCATAGCTTGTATAGATCATTAACACCGCAATGCCAGCAAGAAGACCTCCTATCATTACAAATGGCCTTCTTCTCCCGTGTTTTGATCTGAGGGTATCGCTATAATAACCAAGCAGAGGTGGAATTAGAATCCCAATGAATCCTTCGAGGGCTAATATCGTGCCTTTAATGAAGGCTGATTCTGTATAGCTGGAAAGTAAGGGGAAGGAGAGCCCCTTGTTTAATGCCCATCCCGTGCTTCTGCTGAAGCCCAACAGTGCTAATCCTATTACAACACCCCAGCTAAACTTTTTCCTCTCCATTCTCATCACCTCAGTCCATATCTGGTATCAGCTCATAAACATCGCCAACTTTTCCTTTTATGTCTCCTCTTTTAACGAACTGAACCGTTATGGTGGCTAGTATGAAGAAAATTGCTGCAAAAGGCAGCAGAGTACTGTAACCAATGACATCTAAAAATGCACCTGCTAAAGGCGGAGCTACAAGGTTTGCCGCTTGGCTGAAGAAATAATATAACCCGGTGTAGCCCCCAAGCTTCTCTTCCGTAGTCATATCGACGACCATTGGGAGGGAGTTAACGTTTATCATCGCCCAGCCAATGCCGCCAAGGAAGAAGAGCACCATAAATTTAAGCACCACGGGGTCCGTAAGGGCGCTGCTTTTGGGTTTTGAAGCCTCTCCCAGAAGATAAGCCAATATCATCACAGCTGTTGTAAGCACTAAGCCCATGGTTATTGTTTTCTTTCTTCCTATCCTTCCTCCGATGAATCCAGCTGGAATTGCAAAGAGCATAAAGCTTAGGGAAACAACGCCCATCATGAACGCTCCAGTGCTTTCTTCAATCCCAAGATGGTATTTGGCATAACTCGTGAAGAACGTCTCTACTGAGTTAAAGGCAATGAACCATAGGAATATCGAGAGCAAAATGAATAGGAGGCTCTTTTCTTTACTTGCAAATACGTCCTTGAGGTTCTCTTTGAGTTCGCCAAAGCTTTTCTTTGAGGTCTCTTTTATAAGCTTCTTGAGGTCTATTCTCTCTCCCGGAACGCGGTATTCTTCTGGTTCCGGTACAAAGAAGACCACAAGGAGGTTGGCAATGAGCATTATTGCCGCTCCTGCAAAGAACGGGTAGGCGTAGTTTATGTCATAGAGAAGCTTCCCCCCAAAGTAAGCCAAAAGCGCTCCAATACCTCCCATAAAGTTTATGATTCCATTTGCTTGGCTTCTCTTTTCACTTGGAGTTATGTCTGGCATGAAGGCTATTACCGGAGAACGGAACAATGCCATGAAGAAGTTCATGAAGACTATCGTACCCATGAAGAGCGCAAGGTTCTCATATCTCCTTGCTACCGGAATAAGTGCAAAGAGCAACGCTGCTGAAGGAGCCCCAAGTAGGATGTAGGGCTTTCTTCTGCCGATCCTTGTTCTTGTTTTATCGCTCAAAGCACCGAGGAAAGGCAACAGCAGCACCGCAAAGAGGTTATCGATGGTCATGACGAAACCAGTAACAGTCCTGCTCATCCTAAAGGTGTCTTGAAGGAAGATCGGGATGTATGCATTGTACAGAGACCATATTATACTTATTCCAAAGAACCCAAATCCGAGCAAGAAAATACGTTTATAGTTGAACTCGACCATTTAATCACCCCCCTTAGTACATCAGCGCATTGATGCTGTACGTTAAGGAAGGTTATTATTCTTTCGGTTCATCTAACTTATAAGTTATAACTTATATCTTATAACTGCCAAGATTTATAACTTCTAAGCTCGTAGATAAAGGCATGCCGGTGATAAGTATTGCAAATCAAAAAGGTGGAGTAGGAAAGAGCACCACTGCAATAAACCTTTCAGCTGCATTGGCACTCAAAGGAAAAAGAGTTCTTCTCGTTGATATGGATCCCCAAGGAGCAACGACAGTCGGACTTGGGTTTAGAGATGCTACTCCAACTATCTACAACGTGATCTTAGACGAAGTGGATACTGAAGATGCAATAATCCCCACTGAAATAGAAGGGCTTGAGCTGATCCCAAGCAACATTGCACTAAGCGGTGCTGAAATTGAGCTCAGCAGCCAAATAGGGAGGGAGTACATCCTAAGAAACAAACTTGCTAAAATTAAGGATGATTACGACTACGTCATAATAGACACTCCTCCCTCTCTCGGCATTTTAACGATGAATTCCCTTGTCGCCAGCGATGAAGTGATAATACCGATTCAGGCAGAATACTATGCTCTAGAGGGAATCGGTCTCCTGCTAAAGGCGATAAAACTTGTTAGGGAAAGATTGGGTATTCCCCTCGAGATTAGAGGGTTCTTAATCACTATGTTCGATAAAAGAACCAATTTATCCAAGGAAGTCAGGGAAGAGGTAAAGAGAATATTTGGAGAAAAGGTGTTCAGAACTATGATCCCAAGAAACGTAAAGCTGGCTGAAGCGCCTTCCCATGGAAAGCCAATTTTTCTATATGCACCGGACAGCAGAGGTGCTAAGGCATATATGAAGCTTGCCGAGGAGGTTGATGGTGTATGAAGAAGAAAAAAGCCCTTGGGAGGGGACTGGAAGCAATAATCTCCGAGCCGATGCCCAAGTTAGAAAGCCCCCAAAAGGAGGAGATAAATGGAGAAGCACTCGAAAGAAGCTTGCAGGAGGCTTTAAAAAATCCAAGGATTACCTTGTGGTCTCCCGAAGCTGCGGCAGTGCTTAGATATCTGAGGAAAACTATTCCCGAATTCAGCATCTCAAACGAAGCAAGCAAGCTTTTGGAAAAAGCAATAAGAGAAAAGTACCCAGAGATATGGAGTGTAGTTGAAAAGAGATTGAAAGAGCTTGAATAGCTCTTCCTTCTAACTTTTAAGTTGTAAGTGAGAACTATGATAATAGCCCACAGAGGTCTTGGAGAACCTGAGAACAGCATGCTTTCTTTTAAAAGGGCTGTTAAGAGAGGATTTGGGATAGAGTTCGATGTTTGGAAGACTGCAGATGGGGAGCTCATAAGCCTACATGATCCAGAGATAATCATTGATGGGGAGAAGCACTCCGTAAAGGAACTCACTTTTAAAGAACTCAAAGCACTTGCACCTTTGGGAGCTCGTATAGCGAGGGTAGAAGAGCTATTCAGAAAATTCCCCAATGCCCTCTTCAATGTAGATGTAAAGGATGCAGAGGTAGTTGAAGATTTACCAGAGCTTATTCGCAATTACGAAGTTGAAAAAGCGATAGTATCAACAACAGATGTCGAGATACTCAAAGCTTTGAGGGCTCGTGATAAGGGGCTAAAGTTGGCTTTTTCTATAATAGAGCGAAGCAGCGTTCCAAAAGTGCCCCTCCTAAAACGACGTCTTGAGATATTTGCTCTCCATGTCCCCATAGATGGAATATCT comes from Thermococcus alcaliphilus and encodes:
- a CDS encoding metallophosphoesterase family protein gives rise to the protein MRIIAVTDIHGRGNKVKELLEHIKGQEPDLILIAGDITHFRGRDAAYNILKEFINFGKPFYAVMGNCDGRDVLELLEELHISLHDKRVEFNGVGIVGIGGSNITPFSTIWEFSEEEIWEILTKNYQDGDIVLSHVPPKNTKVDKTFVGTHAGSKSLRKFIEEKQPPLVICGHIHEAIGIDEIGETIIVNPGPLSRGHYATIDFDEEKKKVKDITLEKF
- a CDS encoding DUF257 family protein codes for the protein MREVIRRVWESILFGENVLIEHDSSTPPHIGFAHLLNWAYKKDYAVVVVDILDTLYLYKSQMELQGLNSGLLDNVRVIKIGGRLHVGNVITRLSLGEPVVQEKEAFGIVESILDVGDKIVSPVLGFDKLFFVINSRTEALSIVNIVLGYTGNPKGIGYYFINTELLEKNTPNILPLLEEVATTVVEIRKKGKSFFLNVKKSINSEIDGVEVKL
- the glyS gene encoding glycine--tRNA ligase, whose amino-acid sequence is MFMDKYEVLQDLMRRRGFAWGSFEIYGGARGFYDYGPLGATIKRKIEKKIREAFIREGFFEIETPDITPEEVFIASGHVEKFVDPLTECKKCGSRFRADHLVEEALGIDTEGLSAEHLTQLIREHDIKCPECGGELSDVWYFNLMFETYIGPYKDKKGYLRPETAQGIFVNFKRLNNFARNQLPFGVFQIGKAYRNEISPRQGMLRLREFTQAEVEIFFNPNETEHPHFDEVKDEIVRLYPIEHQLKDLGMIEVTLEEAVKKGYVLNTFFAYYMAMVKRILLDIGIPEDKIRFRQQLPEERAHYSSDTWDVEIHSERFGWIECVGIAYRGDYDLSRHIKESGADLTVMIHYKEPKIVKKLKVSLNMKKVGPKLKKDAKRINQKLQEMSQEELKKIVEGLERIGKVIIDGYELEKDDFLIKEVEEKITGEKIVPHVLEPSFGIDRPFYLLLENSLAMDEDGRVYLKIKKDMAPIEVAVLPLVAKEPLTSIAYDIFRTLQKEGFIVVYDEKDTIGRRYARYDEIGTPYCVTVDNQTPEDNTVTIRDRDTREQIRVKIEELPEKLKEMIFGS
- a CDS encoding DUF402 domain-containing protein, translating into MANKIHLLYKRIPNRILERDDELIADLGDIIVAKSKFEGMLTPLFVNGVKVIENGYIMIYFAFIGENYDILKVYDKEGNFKGLYVDILAYTKREGNTLEMLDLFLDIFIFPNGEVFLLDEEELEMALLYELIDKETFDFAYSKAREIIEKFEKGLFPPDVVWQYSLSSPKDDQDQSYNYQ
- a CDS encoding right-handed parallel beta-helix repeat-containing protein, translating into MRVLVIFLVMLLFLPLASAAQLTFVGDESLKELPGSGTPDDPYLLGNLFINASNDTAILIKNTSLFLLIKNVSIVGENKRPGIILENTKNVRIENIRIVRCSYGIKIINSENITVANSTFKGNLYCYWKSKFAGDADCKGGAIFADYSRNLHIINNTFVPHSYLFSNIYGVYLVMVKNSTIYGNRFVSSVKCFPSAAFGGYCKGAAVYLDRSSGTEIIRNTIYLPSSGGMEYAAEVYGMYIFGINNSIYLNDFYGKEVPYTPEGAIGFYYVFPQVGNKNTFHSPRVVYKFANVTFEGFLGNYWDSYRGSDENGDGVIDQPFKVDKYPLILPSENYEVLGLVKEELNTTTSSTQVSSPLNTSSPSAPSPQEEENLTYVSLLVVIGLVLIVLWRRK
- a CDS encoding DUF167 domain-containing protein encodes the protein MIKDAKEGVIIQIYVQPNAKKTEIEGVDEWRKRLKVKVKAPPVEGRANKEVVKFFSKLLGTEVVLLRGETSREKDLLVKGLTAEEVKEKLKS